The Leptidea sinapis chromosome 10, ilLepSina1.1, whole genome shotgun sequence sequence ctggtggaggagacaagtgTGATCGTGATAGAAATtggaatgtcaaaaaaaaatctcaaatgtagaagcaacttcctgctcAGATTGAATTtctgtattgtttattattagattactctctgactcagcaaacgttgtattggcatataaagtaataaaaaaaaacaatatttaatttttatggggtataaaaaataaatgacgactaattctcagacctagaccaccaaatatatcgtactacaataatcattatattcgattgccttGCTgctgcgtatctgtggatggaacagaataatattaaaatcgcgatacgaaaatagttgttgatcgtagaagggtaaaaatttgaagttgaaaaaaatatttaggggtatgataaatagatgttgttccATCCTCAggcctacccgatatgcacacaaaatttcatataaatcggTTTGTTTAGCCGTTTCATAATTTGCTGTTTTGTCTTTACCAATGAAATTGTATTCATAAAATTACAACGCGTGGAATCAAGTCCTCGATGTATAAAATCGGTAGTGTGATACAATTCGATAGTCTATTTTAATCGTTGGTCACTGGCAAATTACTACTACGTCATTATTATTCATTCTGTTGCATTCACCATATCCATGATTTAATTAATCATTGGTTTGTACTAATTATACATATTCTGTGAAGACAACAACGTTTTGTTGACGGTAGACGCGTAGCCAAGTGAAAGTTTCACGTCAGACAAATTTCCTATTTCTGTCagaaaatacagaaacattTTGTGTTCTTGGTGTCCTGTTTTTTCTGAAATTCTTGGTACTAGGtagaagttttaaaatattttttatcaataataatgcATTGGAATATGTTTGGAacaatgttataataatctGTTTCATTTGTTTAAGTGTGAATTAATAAACTTTTCTTTCAGAATCAGGTTACAACTGGGAAGATGGTTAAACCTGTAATTGGTAGGAAAACTAACAAAAACCCACCGTTTTTCAGTCACGAATTCGTTATTCAGAATCATGCAGATATTGTTTCATGCGCTGTTATGGTATTCCTTGTTGGACTTATGGTTCAGGTACGTATTGATATATTTGCCACGTAGGCTTTGCGGTACATAATATTTCGCTTTGTatgcttttatttaaattaaataaatcaaattttacttaaaaaaatatataaaaatatggtagtATTAAATGTTCCTAGATTTTATAAATTCTAAAGCTAAACAGCTGTGATCTTAGTATTGTCGAGTTTCACTTAcataaaatcaattttattatgttgttatttttttcagtCCACAAGTCCAATCGCaagtatatttataagtttacATCATAATGTTAGTGGAGTGGAAGCAACAAGAGACACACCAAAAGGAGAACCTTTCTTCTATGAAGCAGGATGGAAGGATGGATGTGCAGTCTTCTTTTACTCTTTAGTTTGTATAGTCATACATGCTATAATACAGGAGTACTTCTTAGATGTGAGTATGTTGTACTTATAATAGTTAATTAttctaaaatgttatttttttaaacatgtatatttttttaaaacattttacagTAACATAAATAGGATTTGTGAATGTTGTTAAAATTGTGTTTGTTTTGAATATCCATTTCACTAGgcttcataaaaacaaaattagaaaATCCAATTGAATTAACAGTAGGtagtaatattatgttcatCTTGTAGAAAATATCCAAAAAATTCCACTTGTCAAAGTCAAGACTGAGTGCACTGAATGACTCCGGCCAATTGATTGTATTCCAACTTATGACATTTGCTTGGGGTGGCGATGCCATTTTCCGTGAAGGCTTCCTCTTCAATATTCCACAGTTGTGGGATGGTGAGttttttgattattaataaattataattacagaAAGCAAAGCAATTCTCTACTTCAAATTTTCctctttcatttaattattttgactaAGAAGCATGTGTTATGTCCAACCAATTACATTGTgtaattatttcttaatttgtttttcctttttagGCTATCCAAACCATCCTATGAGTTTCTTATTGAAACTTTGGTGGATTGTTCAAGCTGCTTACTGGGTCCATACTATTCCAGAGCTGTATTTCCAACGTATTAAGAAAGATGAATGGGCTGCTCGCATCCGTCAAGCAACTGTTGCTTTCACATTTGTTGTATTGGCATACTTCTTTAAGTAAGttcatattgtaaattatttatttatttattaaggagacaaacagatacatcactatagtaaaaaatgaagttaaaaaaaatataaaaattacaatattggatatatcctagaatagtttaactgagaacacaaaagaataaaattatacagACAAGGCAAAAGAATGTTAAGGtaagtaaacaatagaatatttaggctactacacaatattatataaatcaagacaCCGACAGACATACTagtggatataataatgaataaagatacaaggGCTAAGTTTTATGaacagtaattgttgttttaactcgTTCTTAAATGACACAGTAGAGGAGTGTGAAAACAGGTCGACATTAATATGAGAATCCAATAAATAACACATTCTGAGAAGAGGTGCTCAAAACCGAATATCTTCTGTGTTAAGTTCTGTGTGTGCGTAAAGACCTGGCAGGAACATTGAATGGCAAAAGCTCAAGAAGTTCGGGACAAGTTAGTTCATACACACATATTTTTCGTAAAGTGACACAGTCACAGTAACCATAGAGCTAGCTGTGTCTGTATTTGAATTGAAGATTTCACCACCAtactattagtatttataaaagcAGAGCTGATTCCTCAGGTTTATAATTTAGAATAGGTAGTGGTCATACCTTGCTATCAAGTAATATTGACATAGGTATTGATTGACTAACTAAcctggcaaacattgttttgccatataaattatttttagagtcggatcgtttcttggacattgcaacattactatatgttcctaaaataaaagattttttccaaaataaacTTAGCCTAAggtactccttattacatcagctacctgccaataaaagtcccgtcaagttcaatccagccatttcagagattagccggaacaaacagacagacagacttttgttttggtgtatgttccgtatatatatttatatatatgcagtaaaaaacggtttttttaatattacaacagacactccaattttttttatatgtatagattaaatTGATGTTCATATTATCCTTCTTTGTTATAGGTTCCAAAGGGTTGGTGTAGCATTGATTGTTCTACATTCTCTTGCCGAGTTTGTTGCTCACAGTTACCGACTCAATTCT is a genomic window containing:
- the LOC126966397 gene encoding translocating chain-associated membrane protein 1, with translation MVKPVIGRKTNKNPPFFSHEFVIQNHADIVSCAVMVFLVGLMVQSTSPIASIFISLHHNVSGVEATRDTPKGEPFFYEAGWKDGCAVFFYSLVCIVIHAIIQEYFLDKISKKFHLSKSRLSALNDSGQLIVFQLMTFAWGGDAIFREGFLFNIPQLWDGYPNHPMSFLLKLWWIVQAAYWVHTIPELYFQRIKKDEWAARIRQATVAFTFVVLAYFFKFQRVGVALIVLHSLAEFVAHSYRLNSILRGEKDDMLDKFLTLLNGTVFVTVRLCSLVLGVLTFYFGLAGAAPLAIRVAALSLLVSFQVYLMFNFISETMKQRQEALQLAQSKPKKEKKEKPKKEKVKKVHHEESDLPEVDQNTNKTLRQRQTAAAKK